The Drosophila bipectinata strain 14024-0381.07 chromosome 3L, DbipHiC1v2, whole genome shotgun sequence region TTTGGTAAATGGTTTCACGACGGCTGCCGCCTGTCACGTCGTCACCGCCCAACTGAAGGATGTGCTGGGCATCCCCGTGAATCGATACATCGGAGCCTTTAAAATCATTTACACTGTGATTGATGTCATCAAGGGAGTGCCCAACACTAACCTTGTAAACTTTGGCTTTTGTGTGGCAGTTATTGTCTTTATGACGATTTGCAATGAGTGCCTGAAACCTTGCCTGAGTAAAAAGTGCCGTTTCCCGCTTCCCGCCGAGCTAATTATGGTTATTGGAGGCACCTTGATCTCCAAGTGGTTCGACCTCAATCATGAGTACCAGGTGAATCTGGTGGGGAATATCCCTAGTGGTTTGCCGGAGCCTGTACTGCCGCGCTTGGACTTGGTGCCCAAGGTGGCAGTGGATTCTATTGCCATCGCTATTGTTACCTACTCCATAATCATGTCCATGGGTCTGACTTTCGCCAAGAAGCACGGCTACGAGGTGAGGGCCAACCAGGAACTCTTTGCCATGGGCATTGGCAACATGGTCGGTGGTTGTTTCTCCTGCATTCCTATGGCCTGCTCTCTGTCCAGGTCTGTGATTCAGGATCAGACTGGTGGCGTGTCCCAGATAGCTTCTTTGGTTTCTGCCTCACTGGTGGTGATTACTCTGATGTGGATTGGTCCTTTCTTTAGCAGTTTGCCAAGGGTGAGTGAGCTTTAGTTTGTAGTTCTgatagaaatataaaaatcctTTATTTCTTGTACACTTTAGTGCGTTCTGGCTGGTGTCATCATTGTGGCTCTGAAACCCATGTTCATGCAGGCCAGGGAACTTAAAAAGTTCTCCAAACAGGGCAAGCTGGAGATGTTCACCTGGATCTCAACTTTCATGTGTGTGGTTCTCATCGATATTGACATTGGGTAGGTCTATAAAGAGGAGTAATCGACAGCAATCAAACTAATCTTATATTCTTTTGACAGTCTCCTCATTGGCATCTGCATTTCCCTCCTGGCCTTGTACATCAAGGGCCTGAAGCCCTACTCCTGTTTACTGGGCTATATGCCAGAATCCCCTGGAATCTACTTGGACCTTAACCAGCATCGGAATGCCATGCAGGTGCCCGAGACGAGGATTTTCCGGTACAGCGGATCCCTGAACTTTGCCACAAGTCTGTTCTTCCGAAGGGCCCTCTACGAGGCCGTGGGTCTGGACAAGATACCACCAAAGAAAGCCAATAGCAgcgccagcaacagcaacagtccCAGTAGAGCCAGTAAATCAAGCTACTCCCCAGTCTCACAGAACGGTGGAAAAGTCATCGACGTGCCGGATTCTTCCTTCAAGATGCTCATCCTGGACTTTTCCATGCTGGGACACATCGATGTGGCGGGATGTCGGACTCTGACAGATGTGAGCAAGGAGTTGAAGGCTCGCGGAGCCCGTTTGCTGCTGGCCAGTCCTGTGGATCGGGTCTACGACACCCTGGTACACAGTATGGCCCTCAGCGAAGGACCCTTCGAAATCTTTCCCACGCTGCACGACTGTGTGGAGTACGCCAATGCCTGCCGGACGGCGTGAGACGAGGTCCTTGCTGGCAAGGCGAACTATGTTTTGTGATATGTCCAAGTGATAGCTTGTGAATCGTAGCACCAAAACCCCTTCCTAGTTGCTAAGTCCTATTTTATAAACTGAATAGAGAAACAAAAGTTGCCGTCTACAATCAAGCAGATTAGACTAAGTTcgtttaaggggttatatacagttgtgatatatgaaaaaatcgatttttttttattgcatattctttaagtatattctattgggaatactctcacaaaaattcataacgatcggagcattagaactgaagctgtagctatttaaagcgcactatctgcatataaaacttgaacaaacttgaaactttaaacgcgattatctcagaatcttttttttgggaaattacctttgcggtggacacgattactaaaaaactactaatccgatcaacaccaaattttgaccacttatttattatgatattagctagtccgtgaacgagggattttccatttttttgaaaactccttttttaaagcacaaaaaacgaaaatcttatacgttgaaaaagtacattttttgttaaaaacgtcgccattttttttttaatcaaaatttttaaaaatccctcgttcacggactagacaatacaatatactaactaaacttttttgaattttggatttcggatgaaccgttttcgagaaatcatgtccaccgcaagacaccatcgaaaaaagacgatccgggaattcggctttaacatttttgttatgtaatatttttttatgaaaaaatttaattaagtacccagaaacatgtactaaacaacgtcgttaaaacatttttcataaatattttctatggtgtcaaaaaaaaatcgataaaaatccatattcttgcgcggtacaactgtatataaccccttaagtgcCTCCGAAACGATGATTTTTgtacttaaaaaaaactattatgtataatattatatatagccCACCTTAGTGAAGGCAAGCGTAGAACTTGATGAGTGCAATTTACCAAAATGAACAATgtaaaacacacaaaaatagtttatagTCCAAATGTATGAAattgtacataaatattaaaaatgaaattgttaaaaaaattatgattttttatttaaaattatgaaaatatacTTTAAAGGTCTTAAACCCTTATCTTACGCTGACCAGATTTTATAGCCTACTTTTAGGCTTCAACTTAGGTTCCACATATGGAAACATTGCTCTTTCTGGCGGAAATACCTGACCAGGTCGGTAGAGACAACATTCAGGCTCAGTCTGACACATCGCCACGTACAATCAATGGAGCTGACACCGACACCGTGCAATTAGCAGCCACATGACTAAAAACAAACTTATTTTTCGGCTATTTGCTTcttcaatattattttttgaagcGTAGGAGGAATGCCCCAACTGtcggcaaataaataaaacaattgtTCAACTTGGACAAATTAGCTGGATTAGCCATTAAACGACTTCTAAAACCCGGAGGTCACGGAATGCACTTGGTATTTGTTTGCTTCGTGGGCACATGGGAAAACTATACGAGCTTAGTTGGTCAAGATCTGAGAGTCGGTTGCGTTTTGTGGTTGTCCATCAAAAACTATTGAAGATTACAAGGcaaatgtattttaaaaaataaaccaaagtAACCAAAGTAAAATAATACTCTGTAAAAACCTTGCAACTTTCGTCATTTTCCCATGAGAAGAGAACTCAACTTGAAGTATTCCCATAAActcataaatttattaatggAATATGCAAATGATTAATTGATTAAGATTGTATCGATCTGGAGATAAATAAGATGATGAATCTTAGAGTCAAAGTTCTTTGcatatatgtttattttaatttaattatatataaattaataagcTTTGCTTAGGCTTGAGTATTAGGCTTTTCTTAATACTATTATAGAGATCTTTCTAGTAGTATTTTCAAACCACTTttcagtttttaaatttgttcttAATGTTGTCATTTTTAGCTTCTTAATGCTACTCTTTCTAATCATTTTAAGTGCTACAATTTAACGCTTCTGAAGCCTGTCACCTTCGACGAGCTCAACGAGGTCTTTAAGAATAATCACGTCTCTGATCgtagaaaataatattttggtATACAAAATTAACTTGTTAAAAATTAGTCcctcaaaattaaaataacctTGGAGTAGAGCCTCCCCATATAccaatatttttctaaaatttttatttttcaactcTCATATAACCAGTTCCAAGCACTTTCGATTTTTGtgcaatattttattgtgtgGGGCCGCCTGCATCGAGTATGTagaaattgattttattgcaACTATAAAACGCAAAAGGTTCCCACAGCGAGTGTACGAGATGCAAAATCAACAACAGAGTAAttgtttttacattttttattatttatttccattttttgccATGCACTAGTCACTGCCACTGGGAACGAGAGGTGAGTGTTTTTTTAAGAGGGGGGCCTAGTTGCTGTTAACACAACCATAAAAGTGCTAAACAACCCAACAATTTGTGGAGCTACAAACTCAACAATTTTTAACCAAACCGCAAATATAAGTGAGGAGTCTCACCCCGAAATGTCGAGGGGGTGGATCTATTTGTGTATCGGCAGCCAACTTTGACCTTAACTCGAAAATTGGTTACAAAATTACTCAGTTCAGTTAAAACTATTTGTTTGGCTAACAGAAAAAATTAAGTTGTTAATTGCCGAAGGTTGTCCTCCAATTGCAGCAATTTTATGCGTGATATAGAAGAAAATGGTTAAATTTAATAGGATTAGAggggtttttattttcttgagtttcaaaaaaaataaatattcagaGAATTTAGAAACAATTTAACCCTACCTGTTGTAAAAACTTCATAGAGACGGATCTTCCAACTtggaaaacataaaaacagAAGTTCAATAAACTTTACCACTTTCAAACGTTAGGAACCACGTGCTGAAATTAGcgtttcttaaaaatattttttttgtatcaaaTTCTGTGCTGatacataatttttatttgcaattttGCAATTGGCCAAAAGACGAAACAAAGACTACTCCTATGGCCGGAAAGTAAACCGATCTCGGATATATTTTGTTTGCCGAACGCATTTTCACATGTGAAGGCAGTCGAGGGTACCTGGAAAGGTTgggaacaacaaaaaattcataaaagtagatgaataaataaatggggAGTACGAAAACATTCAGAAGTATTTGCGGTTTGTAAGCGATCGTGTCTCTCCATCTCTACCATATATATCGTTCTTCGCTCCCACTCGCACGCTCAAAAAAACAGCGGCTCAAGTCGAAATTGTTGTAATTTCGAGAGACAAGACTTTTGAAAATAAAGGCCTCAAAACAACGAAGCTCTTTCAGCGAAACTAATAAAAAACCGATCGCCCCAACTGATCCCACAACCAGTTTCCAGCGAGCTCTCGGGCGGTGGAGTCGTCGTCGTAGTCTTCCCGCATATATAGAAACCTTATATCCACCATATCTTCGTCTCCGATCCTCACTCTGTAAGCCGagcttaaataaatacaattttgtttaaaaatctataaagtcAACAAGTGTATAGTTCCTTAAAGTCTGTGAGAATATTTCTAAGGATAACACAGTTATTATCTAAATGTGACGTAACtttcaaaaagtaaaaaaaaaaaacttaaagcaaaacggcaaaaaaaagttgtttgCCATGGGAGAACTGCAATTGACAataaacagcagcagcaacaacaatcgTATAAAAACCTCAATAACAATTATCAACTGTTGCCAGTGACGCTTAAAACAAATGCAAGAAACCTGtattaaattaacaaaaacaaaaaaaaaacagtttaaaacaaaagaaaataagcGAGAAATTATTAACGGATATTGCAAAATTGC contains the following coding sequences:
- the Prestin gene encoding prestin codes for the protein MPSDKDNQETKPLNNNNSNGSGCSAASKPKIQPKYSIHRDVLTHEVVIKQTGYAARDKSIPSSLRSCWQSWSFFSLFTGIIPILQWLPQYSPRRDLAGDIIAGFTVAIMNIPHGMAYGLLAGVSAGNGLYMAVFPVLVYMFLGTSKHISIGTFAVASMMTLKVVETYATVDERFAPPSVVNGTSLLLANATSAPPVDQITHLEVVTSLALTVGIVNLLMAFLRLGTLASLLSDPLVNGFTTAAACHVVTAQLKDVLGIPVNRYIGAFKIIYTVIDVIKGVPNTNLVNFGFCVAVIVFMTICNECLKPCLSKKCRFPLPAELIMVIGGTLISKWFDLNHEYQVNLVGNIPSGLPEPVLPRLDLVPKVAVDSIAIAIVTYSIIMSMGLTFAKKHGYEVRANQELFAMGIGNMVGGCFSCIPMACSLSRSVIQDQTGGVSQIASLVSASLVVITLMWIGPFFSSLPRCVLAGVIIVALKPMFMQARELKKFSKQGKLEMFTWISTFMCVVLIDIDIGLLIGICISLLALYIKGLKPYSCLLGYMPESPGIYLDLNQHRNAMQVPETRIFRYSGSLNFATSLFFRRALYEAVGLDKIPPKKANSSASNSNSPSRASKSSYSPVSQNGGKVIDVPDSSFKMLILDFSMLGHIDVAGCRTLTDVSKELKARGARLLLASPVDRVYDTLVHSMALSEGPFEIFPTLHDCVEYANACRTA